In a genomic window of Urocitellus parryii isolate mUroPar1 chromosome 2, mUroPar1.hap1, whole genome shotgun sequence:
- the Mphosph8 gene encoding M-phase phosphoprotein 8 isoform X1 encodes MAALPPMPVAEGAIVTVVPVSGADSYGESPKVEGEGVGVAGEEKDSSTRGAEAFGDSEEDGEDVFEVEKILDMKTEGGKILYKVRWKGYTSDDDTWEPEIHLEDCKEVLLEFRKKVAENKTKTVKKDIQRLSLNNDIFEANSDSDQQSETKEDTSPRKKKKKIRHKEEKSPDDLKKKKTKTGKLKDKTRPELESSSENFVFDLRTKKRILEAKEELKDSKKPKKDEIREAKELKKVKKAEIRDLKIKMREDPKENRKTKKEKCIESQLESESSVLNDSPFQEDDSEEFLHDNREEKQKIKSIKDKTCQEALQEGSLEKELDETVSADEDADVKAKRKKKKLRKTEEPKESKRLENKNIIFSDKKTIPKKQRNQDKGRSNTELDKLSPPSSAQTQKDSRTGGGERVLRSPDSTEEEKETKKIEPKEKYQKRHDLDKEEKGRKEPKGLKTIKEIRNAFDLFKKTTEEKNDVPENNRKREEIPLDCKTTEDHKTKENKYSLKERRNTRDETDTWAYIAAEGDQEILDSMCHMDENSDGRQQILSLGMDLQLEWMKLEDFQKHLDGEDETFVTTDTIPSNLLRDAVKNGDYITVKVALNSNEEYNLDQEDSSGMTLVMLAAAGGQDDLLRLLITKGAKVNGRQKNGTTALIHAAEKNFLTTVAILLEAGAFVNVQQSNGETALMKACKRGNSDIVRLVIECGADCNILSKHQNSALHFAKQCNNVLVYDLLKSHLETLSRVAEETIKDYFEARLALLEPVFPIACHRLCEGPDFSTDFNYKPPQNIPEGSGILLFIFHANFLGKEVIARLCGPCSVQAVVLNDKFQLPVFLDSHFVYSFSPVAGPNKLFIRLTEAPSAKVKLLIGAYRVQLQ; translated from the exons GGTAAAATCCTTTATAAAGTTCGATGGAAAGGATATACATCAGATGATGATACATGGGAGCCTGAGATTCATTTGGAGGACTGTAAAGAAGTTCTTCTTGAATTTAGGAAGAAAGttgcagaaaacaaaactaaaacagtCAAGAAGGATATTCAG agacTATCTTTAAATAACGACATATTTGAAGCAAACTCTGATAGTGATCAGCAAAGTGAGACAAAAGAAGATACTTCcccaaggaagaaaaagaaaaaaataaggcacaaagaagagaaaagcccagatgatttaaaaaagaaaaaaacaaagactggGAAACTAAAAGATAAAACCAGGCCAGAGCTAGAGAGCTCCTCtgaaaattttgtatttgatttaaggacaaagaaaagaattttggaaGCCAAAGAAGAATTAAAGGACTCTAAGAAGCCCAAAAAGGATGAAATCAGAGAAGCTAAGGAattaaagaaagttaaaaaggCTGAAATAAGagatttaaagattaaaatgagAGAAGatcccaaagaaaacagaaaaacaaaaaaagagaaatgtattgAATCTCAGCTAGAGTCTGAATCAAGTGTGCTTAATGATTCTCCTTTTCAGGAGGATGACAGTGAAGAGTTTCTTCATGACaacagagaagagaaacaaaaaattaaaagtataaaagataAAACATGTCAGGAGGCACTTCAAGAGGGTAGTTTGGAGAAAGAATTGGATGAAACTGTAAGTGCTGATGAGGATGCTGATGTCAaagccaagaggaaaaaaaagaagctgaggAAGACTGAAGAACCAAAAGAGAGCAAAAGGCTAGAAAACAAGAATATCATCTTCTCAGACAAAAAAACTATACCTAAAAAACAAAGGAATCAAGACAAGGGTAGAAGTAACACAGAATTAGATAAACTGAGCCCACCTTCATCTGCTCAAACACAGAAGGATTCCAGGActggtgggggagagagagtcCTCAGGTCCCCTGACTCAACTGAGGAG gagAAAGAGACCAAAAAAATTGAACCtaaagaaaaataccagaaaagaCATGATTTAGACAAGGAAGAAAAAGGTCGAAAAGAGCCAAAGGGATTGAAGA CAATTAAGGAAATCAGAAATGCATtcgatttatttaaaaaaactacagaagagaaaaatgatgttCCTGAGAATAATCGGAAAAGAGAAGAGATACCACTTGATTGTAAAACCACAGAAGATCATAAAACCAAGGAAAACAAGTATTCACTTAAAGAGAGGAGGAATACCAGAGATGAAACTGACACTTGGGCATACATTGCTGCAGAAGGTGATCAGGAGATTTTGGACAGTATGTGCCACATGGATGAGAATTCAG ATGGTAGGCAACAGATTTTGAGTTTGGGCATGGACCTGCAGCTGGAATGGATGAAATTAGAAGATTTTCAAAAGCATCTTGATGGAGAAGATGAGACTTTTGTCACAACAGATACAATTCCAAGTA aCTTGTTGAGGGATGCTGTGAAAAATGGGGATTATATTACTGTAAAGGTTGCACTTAACTCAAATGAAGAGTACAACCTGGACCAAGAG GATTCCAGTGGGATGACACTGGTGATGCTTGCTGCAGCAGGCGGGCAGGATGACCTCTTAAGACTTCTTATCACCAAAGGTGCAAAAGTGAACGGACGACAGAAGAATGGAACCACAGCCCTCATCCATGCAGCTGAGAAG aactttTTAACCACAGTGGCTATTCTTTTGGAAGCTGGAGCTTTTGTAAATGTTCAGCAGAGCAATGGTGAGACAGCACTCATGAAA GCCTGTAAAAGAGGAAATTCAGACATTGTACGGCTTGTAATTGAATGTGGAGCTGACTGCAATATTTTGTCAAAGCACCAAAATAGTGCGCTGCATTTTGCAAAGCAGTGTAACAACGTGCTTGTGTATGACTTGCTGAAGAGCCATTTAGAGAC GCTTTCAAGAGTGGCAGAAGAGACAATCAAGGATTACTTTGAAGCTCGTCTTGCTCTACTGGAACCTGTATTCCCAATAGCATGCCATCGACTCTGTGAGGGGCCAGATTTCTCAACAGATTTCAATTATAAACCTCCACAAAATATACCAGAAG gctctggcatcctcctctttatttttcatgcaAACTTTTTGGGTAAAGAAGTTATTGCTCGGCTCTGTGGACCATGCAGTGTACAAGCTGtagttttaaatgataaatttcaaCTTCCTGTTTTTCTG GATAGTCATTTTGTTTACTCCTTCAGCCCTGTTGCAGGCCCCAATAAGCTCTTTATAAGGTTGACAGAAGCACCCTCTGCCAAG GTTAAGCTGCTGATAGGTGCATACAGAGTGCAGCTGCAGTGA
- the Mphosph8 gene encoding M-phase phosphoprotein 8 isoform X4, with protein sequence MAALPPMPVAEGAIVTVVPVSGADSYGESPKVEGEGVGVAGEEKDSSTRGAEAFGDSEEDGEDVFEVEKILDMKTEGGKILYKVRWKGYTSDDDTWEPEIHLEDCKEVLLEFRKKVAENKTKTVKKDIQRLSLNNDIFEANSDSDQQSETKEDTSPRKKKKKIRHKEEKSPDDLKKKKTKTGKLKDKTRPELESSSENFVFDLRTKKRILEAKEELKDSKKPKKDEIREAKELKKVKKAEIRDLKIKMREDPKENRKTKKEKCIESQLESESSVLNDSPFQEDDSEEFLHDNREEKQKIKSIKDKTCQEALQEGSLEKELDETVSADEDADVKAKRKKKKLRKTEEPKESKRLENKNIIFSDKKTIPKKQRNQDKGRSNTELDKLSPPSSAQTQKDSRTGGGERVLRSPDSTEEEKETKKIEPKEKYQKRHDLDKEEKGRKEPKGLKTIKEIRNAFDLFKKTTEEKNDVPENNRKREEIPLDCKTTEDHKTKENKYSLKERRNTRDETDTWAYIAAEGDQEILDSMCHMDENSDGRQQILSLGMDLQLEWMKLEDFQKHLDGEDETFVTTDTIPSNLLRDAVKNGDYITVKVALNSNEEYNLDQEDSSGMTLVMLAAAGGQDDLLRLLITKGAKVNGRQKNGTTALIHAAEKNFLTTVAILLEAGAFVNVQQSNGETALMKACKRGNSDIVRLVIECGADCNILSKHQNSALHFAKQCNNVLVYDLLKSHLETPVLLLGFQEWQKRQSRITLKLVLLYWNLYSQ encoded by the exons GGTAAAATCCTTTATAAAGTTCGATGGAAAGGATATACATCAGATGATGATACATGGGAGCCTGAGATTCATTTGGAGGACTGTAAAGAAGTTCTTCTTGAATTTAGGAAGAAAGttgcagaaaacaaaactaaaacagtCAAGAAGGATATTCAG agacTATCTTTAAATAACGACATATTTGAAGCAAACTCTGATAGTGATCAGCAAAGTGAGACAAAAGAAGATACTTCcccaaggaagaaaaagaaaaaaataaggcacaaagaagagaaaagcccagatgatttaaaaaagaaaaaaacaaagactggGAAACTAAAAGATAAAACCAGGCCAGAGCTAGAGAGCTCCTCtgaaaattttgtatttgatttaaggacaaagaaaagaattttggaaGCCAAAGAAGAATTAAAGGACTCTAAGAAGCCCAAAAAGGATGAAATCAGAGAAGCTAAGGAattaaagaaagttaaaaaggCTGAAATAAGagatttaaagattaaaatgagAGAAGatcccaaagaaaacagaaaaacaaaaaaagagaaatgtattgAATCTCAGCTAGAGTCTGAATCAAGTGTGCTTAATGATTCTCCTTTTCAGGAGGATGACAGTGAAGAGTTTCTTCATGACaacagagaagagaaacaaaaaattaaaagtataaaagataAAACATGTCAGGAGGCACTTCAAGAGGGTAGTTTGGAGAAAGAATTGGATGAAACTGTAAGTGCTGATGAGGATGCTGATGTCAaagccaagaggaaaaaaaagaagctgaggAAGACTGAAGAACCAAAAGAGAGCAAAAGGCTAGAAAACAAGAATATCATCTTCTCAGACAAAAAAACTATACCTAAAAAACAAAGGAATCAAGACAAGGGTAGAAGTAACACAGAATTAGATAAACTGAGCCCACCTTCATCTGCTCAAACACAGAAGGATTCCAGGActggtgggggagagagagtcCTCAGGTCCCCTGACTCAACTGAGGAG gagAAAGAGACCAAAAAAATTGAACCtaaagaaaaataccagaaaagaCATGATTTAGACAAGGAAGAAAAAGGTCGAAAAGAGCCAAAGGGATTGAAGA CAATTAAGGAAATCAGAAATGCATtcgatttatttaaaaaaactacagaagagaaaaatgatgttCCTGAGAATAATCGGAAAAGAGAAGAGATACCACTTGATTGTAAAACCACAGAAGATCATAAAACCAAGGAAAACAAGTATTCACTTAAAGAGAGGAGGAATACCAGAGATGAAACTGACACTTGGGCATACATTGCTGCAGAAGGTGATCAGGAGATTTTGGACAGTATGTGCCACATGGATGAGAATTCAG ATGGTAGGCAACAGATTTTGAGTTTGGGCATGGACCTGCAGCTGGAATGGATGAAATTAGAAGATTTTCAAAAGCATCTTGATGGAGAAGATGAGACTTTTGTCACAACAGATACAATTCCAAGTA aCTTGTTGAGGGATGCTGTGAAAAATGGGGATTATATTACTGTAAAGGTTGCACTTAACTCAAATGAAGAGTACAACCTGGACCAAGAG GATTCCAGTGGGATGACACTGGTGATGCTTGCTGCAGCAGGCGGGCAGGATGACCTCTTAAGACTTCTTATCACCAAAGGTGCAAAAGTGAACGGACGACAGAAGAATGGAACCACAGCCCTCATCCATGCAGCTGAGAAG aactttTTAACCACAGTGGCTATTCTTTTGGAAGCTGGAGCTTTTGTAAATGTTCAGCAGAGCAATGGTGAGACAGCACTCATGAAA GCCTGTAAAAGAGGAAATTCAGACATTGTACGGCTTGTAATTGAATGTGGAGCTGACTGCAATATTTTGTCAAAGCACCAAAATAGTGCGCTGCATTTTGCAAAGCAGTGTAACAACGTGCTTGTGTATGACTTGCTGAAGAGCCATTTAGAGAC TCCTGTCCTCTTACTAGGCTTTCAAGAGTGGCAGAAGAGACAATCAAGGATTACTTTGAAGCTCGTCTTGCTCTACTGGAACCTGTATTCCCAATAG
- the Mphosph8 gene encoding M-phase phosphoprotein 8 isoform X3 produces MAALPPMPVAEGAIVTVVPVSGADSYGESPKVEGEGVGVAGEEKDSSTRGAEAFGDSEEDGEDVFEVEKILDMKTEGGKILYKVRWKGYTSDDDTWEPEIHLEDCKEVLLEFRKKVAENKTKTVKKDIQRLSLNNDIFEANSDSDQQSETKEDTSPRKKKKKIRHKEEKSPDDLKKKKTKTGKLKDKTRPELESSSENFVFDLRTKKRILEAKEELKDSKKPKKDEIREAKELKKVKKAEIRDLKIKMREDPKENRKTKKEKCIESQLESESSVLNDSPFQEDDSEEFLHDNREEKQKIKSIKDKTCQEALQEGSLEKELDETVSADEDADVKAKRKKKKLRKTEEPKESKRLENKNIIFSDKKTIPKKQRNQDKGRSNTELDKLSPPSSAQTQKDSRTGGGERVLRSPDSTEEEKETKKIEPKEKYQKRHDLDKEEKGRKEPKGLKNGRQQILSLGMDLQLEWMKLEDFQKHLDGEDETFVTTDTIPSNLLRDAVKNGDYITVKVALNSNEEYNLDQEDSSGMTLVMLAAAGGQDDLLRLLITKGAKVNGRQKNGTTALIHAAEKNFLTTVAILLEAGAFVNVQQSNGETALMKACKRGNSDIVRLVIECGADCNILSKHQNSALHFAKQCNNVLVYDLLKSHLETLSRVAEETIKDYFEARLALLEPVFPIACHRLCEGPDFSTDFNYKPPQNIPEGSGILLFIFHANFLGKEVIARLCGPCSVQAVVLNDKFQLPVFLDSHFVYSFSPVAGPNKLFIRLTEAPSAKVKLLIGAYRVQLQ; encoded by the exons GGTAAAATCCTTTATAAAGTTCGATGGAAAGGATATACATCAGATGATGATACATGGGAGCCTGAGATTCATTTGGAGGACTGTAAAGAAGTTCTTCTTGAATTTAGGAAGAAAGttgcagaaaacaaaactaaaacagtCAAGAAGGATATTCAG agacTATCTTTAAATAACGACATATTTGAAGCAAACTCTGATAGTGATCAGCAAAGTGAGACAAAAGAAGATACTTCcccaaggaagaaaaagaaaaaaataaggcacaaagaagagaaaagcccagatgatttaaaaaagaaaaaaacaaagactggGAAACTAAAAGATAAAACCAGGCCAGAGCTAGAGAGCTCCTCtgaaaattttgtatttgatttaaggacaaagaaaagaattttggaaGCCAAAGAAGAATTAAAGGACTCTAAGAAGCCCAAAAAGGATGAAATCAGAGAAGCTAAGGAattaaagaaagttaaaaaggCTGAAATAAGagatttaaagattaaaatgagAGAAGatcccaaagaaaacagaaaaacaaaaaaagagaaatgtattgAATCTCAGCTAGAGTCTGAATCAAGTGTGCTTAATGATTCTCCTTTTCAGGAGGATGACAGTGAAGAGTTTCTTCATGACaacagagaagagaaacaaaaaattaaaagtataaaagataAAACATGTCAGGAGGCACTTCAAGAGGGTAGTTTGGAGAAAGAATTGGATGAAACTGTAAGTGCTGATGAGGATGCTGATGTCAaagccaagaggaaaaaaaagaagctgaggAAGACTGAAGAACCAAAAGAGAGCAAAAGGCTAGAAAACAAGAATATCATCTTCTCAGACAAAAAAACTATACCTAAAAAACAAAGGAATCAAGACAAGGGTAGAAGTAACACAGAATTAGATAAACTGAGCCCACCTTCATCTGCTCAAACACAGAAGGATTCCAGGActggtgggggagagagagtcCTCAGGTCCCCTGACTCAACTGAGGAG gagAAAGAGACCAAAAAAATTGAACCtaaagaaaaataccagaaaagaCATGATTTAGACAAGGAAGAAAAAGGTCGAAAAGAGCCAAAGGGATTGAAGA ATGGTAGGCAACAGATTTTGAGTTTGGGCATGGACCTGCAGCTGGAATGGATGAAATTAGAAGATTTTCAAAAGCATCTTGATGGAGAAGATGAGACTTTTGTCACAACAGATACAATTCCAAGTA aCTTGTTGAGGGATGCTGTGAAAAATGGGGATTATATTACTGTAAAGGTTGCACTTAACTCAAATGAAGAGTACAACCTGGACCAAGAG GATTCCAGTGGGATGACACTGGTGATGCTTGCTGCAGCAGGCGGGCAGGATGACCTCTTAAGACTTCTTATCACCAAAGGTGCAAAAGTGAACGGACGACAGAAGAATGGAACCACAGCCCTCATCCATGCAGCTGAGAAG aactttTTAACCACAGTGGCTATTCTTTTGGAAGCTGGAGCTTTTGTAAATGTTCAGCAGAGCAATGGTGAGACAGCACTCATGAAA GCCTGTAAAAGAGGAAATTCAGACATTGTACGGCTTGTAATTGAATGTGGAGCTGACTGCAATATTTTGTCAAAGCACCAAAATAGTGCGCTGCATTTTGCAAAGCAGTGTAACAACGTGCTTGTGTATGACTTGCTGAAGAGCCATTTAGAGAC GCTTTCAAGAGTGGCAGAAGAGACAATCAAGGATTACTTTGAAGCTCGTCTTGCTCTACTGGAACCTGTATTCCCAATAGCATGCCATCGACTCTGTGAGGGGCCAGATTTCTCAACAGATTTCAATTATAAACCTCCACAAAATATACCAGAAG gctctggcatcctcctctttatttttcatgcaAACTTTTTGGGTAAAGAAGTTATTGCTCGGCTCTGTGGACCATGCAGTGTACAAGCTGtagttttaaatgataaatttcaaCTTCCTGTTTTTCTG GATAGTCATTTTGTTTACTCCTTCAGCCCTGTTGCAGGCCCCAATAAGCTCTTTATAAGGTTGACAGAAGCACCCTCTGCCAAG GTTAAGCTGCTGATAGGTGCATACAGAGTGCAGCTGCAGTGA
- the Mphosph8 gene encoding M-phase phosphoprotein 8 isoform X2 has protein sequence MAALPPMPVAEGAIVTVVPVSGADSYGESPKVEGEGVGVAGEEKDSSTRGAEAFGDSEEDGEDVFEVEKILDMKTEGGKILYKVRWKGYTSDDDTWEPEIHLEDCKEVLLEFRKKVAENKTKTVKKDIQRLSLNNDIFEANSDSDQQSETKEDTSPRKKKKKIRHKEEKSPDDLKKKKTKTGKLKDKTRPELESSSENFVFDLRTKKRILEAKEELKDSKKPKKDEIREAKELKKVKKAEIRDLKIKMREDPKENRKTKKEKCIESQLESESSVLNDSPFQEDDSEEFLHDNREEKQKIKSIKDKTCQEALQEGSLEKELDETVSADEDADVKAKRKKKKLRKTEEPKESKRLENKNIIFSDKKTIPKKQRNQDKGRSNTELDKLSPPSSAQTQKDSRTGGGERVLRSPDSTEEEKETKKIEPKEKYQKRHDLDKEEKGRKEPKGLKKEKNDVPENNRKREEIPLDCKTTEDHKTKENKYSLKERRNTRDETDTWAYIAAEGDQEILDSMCHMDENSDGRQQILSLGMDLQLEWMKLEDFQKHLDGEDETFVTTDTIPSNLLRDAVKNGDYITVKVALNSNEEYNLDQEDSSGMTLVMLAAAGGQDDLLRLLITKGAKVNGRQKNGTTALIHAAEKNFLTTVAILLEAGAFVNVQQSNGETALMKACKRGNSDIVRLVIECGADCNILSKHQNSALHFAKQCNNVLVYDLLKSHLETLSRVAEETIKDYFEARLALLEPVFPIACHRLCEGPDFSTDFNYKPPQNIPEGSGILLFIFHANFLGKEVIARLCGPCSVQAVVLNDKFQLPVFLDSHFVYSFSPVAGPNKLFIRLTEAPSAKVKLLIGAYRVQLQ, from the exons GGTAAAATCCTTTATAAAGTTCGATGGAAAGGATATACATCAGATGATGATACATGGGAGCCTGAGATTCATTTGGAGGACTGTAAAGAAGTTCTTCTTGAATTTAGGAAGAAAGttgcagaaaacaaaactaaaacagtCAAGAAGGATATTCAG agacTATCTTTAAATAACGACATATTTGAAGCAAACTCTGATAGTGATCAGCAAAGTGAGACAAAAGAAGATACTTCcccaaggaagaaaaagaaaaaaataaggcacaaagaagagaaaagcccagatgatttaaaaaagaaaaaaacaaagactggGAAACTAAAAGATAAAACCAGGCCAGAGCTAGAGAGCTCCTCtgaaaattttgtatttgatttaaggacaaagaaaagaattttggaaGCCAAAGAAGAATTAAAGGACTCTAAGAAGCCCAAAAAGGATGAAATCAGAGAAGCTAAGGAattaaagaaagttaaaaaggCTGAAATAAGagatttaaagattaaaatgagAGAAGatcccaaagaaaacagaaaaacaaaaaaagagaaatgtattgAATCTCAGCTAGAGTCTGAATCAAGTGTGCTTAATGATTCTCCTTTTCAGGAGGATGACAGTGAAGAGTTTCTTCATGACaacagagaagagaaacaaaaaattaaaagtataaaagataAAACATGTCAGGAGGCACTTCAAGAGGGTAGTTTGGAGAAAGAATTGGATGAAACTGTAAGTGCTGATGAGGATGCTGATGTCAaagccaagaggaaaaaaaagaagctgaggAAGACTGAAGAACCAAAAGAGAGCAAAAGGCTAGAAAACAAGAATATCATCTTCTCAGACAAAAAAACTATACCTAAAAAACAAAGGAATCAAGACAAGGGTAGAAGTAACACAGAATTAGATAAACTGAGCCCACCTTCATCTGCTCAAACACAGAAGGATTCCAGGActggtgggggagagagagtcCTCAGGTCCCCTGACTCAACTGAGGAG gagAAAGAGACCAAAAAAATTGAACCtaaagaaaaataccagaaaagaCATGATTTAGACAAGGAAGAAAAAGGTCGAAAAGAGCCAAAGGGATTGAAGA aagagaaaaatgatgttCCTGAGAATAATCGGAAAAGAGAAGAGATACCACTTGATTGTAAAACCACAGAAGATCATAAAACCAAGGAAAACAAGTATTCACTTAAAGAGAGGAGGAATACCAGAGATGAAACTGACACTTGGGCATACATTGCTGCAGAAGGTGATCAGGAGATTTTGGACAGTATGTGCCACATGGATGAGAATTCAG ATGGTAGGCAACAGATTTTGAGTTTGGGCATGGACCTGCAGCTGGAATGGATGAAATTAGAAGATTTTCAAAAGCATCTTGATGGAGAAGATGAGACTTTTGTCACAACAGATACAATTCCAAGTA aCTTGTTGAGGGATGCTGTGAAAAATGGGGATTATATTACTGTAAAGGTTGCACTTAACTCAAATGAAGAGTACAACCTGGACCAAGAG GATTCCAGTGGGATGACACTGGTGATGCTTGCTGCAGCAGGCGGGCAGGATGACCTCTTAAGACTTCTTATCACCAAAGGTGCAAAAGTGAACGGACGACAGAAGAATGGAACCACAGCCCTCATCCATGCAGCTGAGAAG aactttTTAACCACAGTGGCTATTCTTTTGGAAGCTGGAGCTTTTGTAAATGTTCAGCAGAGCAATGGTGAGACAGCACTCATGAAA GCCTGTAAAAGAGGAAATTCAGACATTGTACGGCTTGTAATTGAATGTGGAGCTGACTGCAATATTTTGTCAAAGCACCAAAATAGTGCGCTGCATTTTGCAAAGCAGTGTAACAACGTGCTTGTGTATGACTTGCTGAAGAGCCATTTAGAGAC GCTTTCAAGAGTGGCAGAAGAGACAATCAAGGATTACTTTGAAGCTCGTCTTGCTCTACTGGAACCTGTATTCCCAATAGCATGCCATCGACTCTGTGAGGGGCCAGATTTCTCAACAGATTTCAATTATAAACCTCCACAAAATATACCAGAAG gctctggcatcctcctctttatttttcatgcaAACTTTTTGGGTAAAGAAGTTATTGCTCGGCTCTGTGGACCATGCAGTGTACAAGCTGtagttttaaatgataaatttcaaCTTCCTGTTTTTCTG GATAGTCATTTTGTTTACTCCTTCAGCCCTGTTGCAGGCCCCAATAAGCTCTTTATAAGGTTGACAGAAGCACCCTCTGCCAAG GTTAAGCTGCTGATAGGTGCATACAGAGTGCAGCTGCAGTGA